A stretch of Pseudomonas sp. LS.1a DNA encodes these proteins:
- the hmpA gene encoding NO-inducible flavohemoprotein, which produces MLNAEQRAIIKATVPLLESGGEALTTHFYKMMLSEYPQVRPLFNQAHQASGDQPRALANGVLMYARHIDQLEQLGGLVGQIINKHVALQILPEHYPIVGSCLLRAIEEVLGKEIATPAVIDAWGAAYGQLADILIGAEENLYKQKEEAEGGWRGTREFRLVRREQESSEIVSFYFAPVDGKPVLKAEPGQYIGLKLDIDGAEQRRNYSLSALCDGKEYRISVKREAGGKVSNYLHDVLAVGDTLQLFPPAGDFTLVASDKPLVLISGGVGITPTLPMLQAALQTQREVHFIHCARNGAVHAFRDWIDELAARHPQLKRFYCYAEPQGGAAADALGLLSEDLLAEWLPQERDVDAYFLGPKGFMAAVKRQLKGLGVPEQQSRYEFFGPAAALE; this is translated from the coding sequence ATGCTCAATGCCGAACAACGTGCAATCATCAAGGCCACTGTCCCCCTGCTGGAAAGCGGCGGCGAGGCGCTGACCACCCACTTCTACAAGATGATGCTCAGCGAGTACCCGCAAGTGCGTCCGCTGTTCAACCAGGCCCACCAGGCCAGTGGTGACCAGCCGCGCGCCCTGGCCAACGGCGTGCTGATGTATGCCCGCCACATCGACCAGCTGGAGCAGCTTGGCGGCCTGGTCGGCCAGATCATCAACAAGCACGTTGCCTTGCAGATTCTGCCCGAGCACTACCCGATCGTCGGCAGCTGCCTGCTGCGCGCCATCGAAGAAGTGCTGGGCAAGGAAATCGCCACCCCCGCCGTGATAGATGCCTGGGGCGCGGCCTATGGCCAGCTGGCCGACATCCTGATCGGTGCCGAAGAGAATCTCTATAAACAGAAGGAAGAGGCCGAAGGTGGCTGGCGCGGTACCCGCGAATTCCGCCTGGTACGCCGTGAGCAGGAAAGCAGCGAAATCGTATCGTTCTACTTTGCCCCGGTGGATGGCAAGCCGGTGCTCAAGGCCGAGCCTGGCCAGTACATCGGCCTGAAGCTGGACATCGACGGTGCCGAGCAGCGCCGTAACTATTCCCTGTCGGCATTGTGCGACGGCAAGGAATACCGCATCAGCGTCAAGCGCGAGGCGGGCGGCAAGGTCTCCAACTACCTGCACGACGTACTGGCGGTGGGCGATACCCTGCAGCTGTTCCCGCCGGCTGGCGATTTCACCCTGGTTGCCAGCGACAAGCCGCTGGTGCTGATCAGCGGTGGCGTGGGGATTACCCCGACCCTGCCAATGCTGCAGGCGGCACTGCAAACCCAGCGTGAGGTGCATTTCATTCACTGCGCGCGCAACGGTGCCGTGCATGCCTTCCGCGACTGGATCGACGAGCTGGCCGCGCGTCACCCGCAGCTCAAGCGCTTCTACTGCTATGCCGAACCGCAGGGTGGCGCCGCAGCTGATGCCTTGGGCCTGCTGAGCGAGGACCTGCTGGCCGAGTGGCTGCCGCAGGAGCGTGACGTGGATGCCTACTTCCTCGGGCCCAAGGGTTTCATGGCGGCGGTCAAGCGCCAGCTGAAGGGCCTGGGTGTGCCAGAGCAGCAGAGCCGCTACGAGTTCTTCGGGCCGGCGGCTGCGCTGGAGTGA
- a CDS encoding disulfide bond formation protein B gives MNEQTSRLNRERRFLVLLGLICISLIGGALYMQIVLGEAPCPLCILQRYALLFIAVFAFLAAAMPGRRSLTFFEALVVLSAIGGIVAAGNHVYILANPMVSCGIDTLQPIVDDLPLAKLWPLVFQVDGFCSTPYPPILGLSLAQWALVAFVLTAVLVPLGIYRNRRRA, from the coding sequence ATGAACGAACAAACATCGCGCCTGAATCGGGAACGGCGCTTTCTGGTGCTGTTGGGCCTGATCTGCATTTCGCTGATCGGTGGCGCCCTCTACATGCAGATAGTCCTGGGCGAGGCACCCTGCCCATTGTGCATCCTGCAGCGTTATGCGCTGCTGTTCATTGCCGTGTTCGCCTTCCTCGCCGCGGCGATGCCCGGGCGCCGCAGCCTGACCTTCTTCGAGGCACTGGTGGTGCTCAGCGCCATTGGCGGAATCGTTGCGGCCGGCAACCATGTGTATATACTCGCCAACCCCATGGTCAGTTGCGGCATCGACACCCTGCAACCGATCGTGGACGACCTGCCGCTGGCCAAGCTCTGGCCGCTGGTGTTCCAGGTCGACGGCTTCTGCAGCACGCCGTACCCGCCGATCCTCGGTTTGTCTCTGGCGCAATGGGCGCTGGTTGCGTTCGTCCTGACGGCCGTCCTGGTTCCGCTCGGGATCTATCGCAACCGACGCCGGGCTTAG
- the cyoA gene encoding ubiquinol oxidase subunit II, protein MSKKRYPRLFGILPFLGMLLLSGCNWTLLDPKGQVGIEQKNLILIATGLMLLVVIPVIIMTVVFAWKYRASNKAATYTPDWSHSTKIEAAVWIIPILIIIALGYFTYHSTHKLDPYRPLDSDVKPVQIDVVALDWKWLFIYPEQGIATVNKIVFPANTPVNFRVTSDAVMNSFFIPGLGGQIYAMAGMTTKLHLIANENGEFDGISANYSGAGFTGMKFKATATSQEDFDKWVAEVKQSPKKLDKAEYDALAKPSENNPVALYSEASPDQFQLIVDKYEGMNRGRPSHEEAGSKDLATTKGVESSMQPAAGAEE, encoded by the coding sequence ATGAGTAAAAAGCGTTACCCCAGACTGTTTGGCATATTGCCCTTTTTAGGCATGCTTTTACTCAGTGGGTGCAACTGGACCCTGCTCGACCCGAAGGGCCAGGTCGGCATTGAGCAAAAGAACCTGATCCTGATCGCTACCGGCCTGATGCTGCTGGTGGTGATTCCGGTCATTATCATGACCGTGGTTTTCGCCTGGAAGTACCGTGCTTCCAACAAGGCTGCCACCTACACCCCCGACTGGTCGCACTCGACCAAGATCGAAGCCGCGGTGTGGATCATCCCGATCCTGATCATCATCGCCCTGGGCTACTTCACCTACCACTCCACCCACAAGCTGGACCCGTACCGTCCGCTGGATTCCGATGTGAAGCCAGTGCAGATCGACGTGGTCGCGCTGGACTGGAAGTGGCTGTTCATCTACCCGGAGCAGGGCATTGCCACGGTCAACAAGATCGTCTTCCCGGCTAACACCCCGGTTAACTTCCGCGTCACTTCCGATGCCGTGATGAACTCGTTCTTCATCCCGGGCCTGGGCGGCCAGATCTACGCCATGGCCGGCATGACCACCAAGCTGCACCTGATCGCCAACGAAAACGGCGAGTTCGACGGTATCAGCGCCAACTACAGCGGTGCTGGCTTCACCGGCATGAAATTCAAGGCTACTGCCACCTCCCAGGAAGACTTCGACAAGTGGGTCGCCGAGGTCAAGCAGTCGCCGAAGAAGCTGGACAAGGCCGAATACGACGCCTTGGCCAAACCAAGCGAAAACAACCCAGTCGCGCTGTATAGCGAGGCTTCGCCTGACCAGTTCCAGCTGATCGTCGACAAGTACGAAGGCATGAACCGCGGTCGTCCGAGCCACGAAGAAGCAGGCAGCAAAGATCTGGCCACTACCAAGGGTGTGGAATCGAGTATGCAACCAGCTGCCGGTGCAGAGGAGTAA
- the cyoB gene encoding cytochrome o ubiquinol oxidase subunit I, producing MFGKLSLEAIPYHEPIVMVTLAMIALGGIAVVGAITYFRKWTYLWTEWLTTVDHKKIGVMYIIVAMVMLLRGFADAIMMRTQLAAATGGSEGYLPPEHYDQIFTAHGVIMIIFMAMPFFTGLMNLAVPLQIGARDVAFPFLNSLSFYLLLAGVLLVNISLGVGEFAKTGWVAYPPLAGIQYSPGVGVDYYIWALQLSGLGTTLTGVNFLVTVMKMRAPGMKLMDMPIFTWTCTWANVLIVASFPILTAALALLTVDRYLDFHIFTNELGGNPMMYVNLFWAWGHPEVYILILPAFGVFSEVTSTFAGKRLFGHHSMIYASGAIAVLGFAVWLHHFFTMGAGASVNTFFGLATMLISIPTGVKLFNWLFTIYQGRLRFTAPIMWTLGFMITFSIGGMTGVLLAVPGADFVLHNSLFVIAHFHNVIIGGAVFGYIAGFAYWFPKAFGFTLNEKWGKAAFWFWISGFYVAFMPLYALGFMGMTRRLNHSDNPLWEPYLYVAVVGAVLILFGIACQLIQLYVSVRDRNQNLDVTGDPWGGRTLEWSTSSPPPFYNFAHMPEKVGLDAWHEAKEAGVAYKPAAKYEAIHMPSNTSTGLFMGLFLTVFGFAFIWHIWWLVGASLVATIAVFVRHAARDDQGYMVPAEEVARIEGERMKALAKAGALPAGARVESFERV from the coding sequence ATGTTCGGTAAACTAAGCCTGGAGGCGATACCCTATCACGAGCCGATAGTCATGGTGACGCTTGCCATGATCGCGCTCGGTGGTATCGCTGTCGTCGGTGCTATCACCTACTTCCGCAAGTGGACCTACTTGTGGACCGAGTGGTTGACGACTGTCGACCACAAGAAGATCGGGGTGATGTACATCATCGTCGCGATGGTCATGCTGCTGCGCGGCTTTGCCGACGCCATCATGATGCGTACCCAGCTGGCTGCCGCTACCGGTGGCTCCGAAGGCTACCTGCCGCCTGAACACTATGACCAGATCTTCACCGCTCACGGTGTGATCATGATCATCTTCATGGCGATGCCGTTCTTCACCGGCCTGATGAACCTGGCGGTTCCTCTGCAGATCGGTGCACGTGACGTTGCCTTCCCGTTCCTGAACTCCCTGAGCTTCTACCTGCTGCTGGCAGGCGTGCTGCTGGTCAACATCTCGCTGGGCGTTGGTGAATTCGCCAAGACCGGCTGGGTTGCCTATCCGCCGCTCGCGGGCATTCAGTACAGCCCTGGGGTGGGTGTCGACTACTACATCTGGGCGCTACAGCTCTCGGGCCTGGGTACGACGCTTACCGGCGTGAACTTCCTCGTCACCGTGATGAAGATGCGCGCCCCTGGCATGAAGCTGATGGACATGCCGATCTTCACCTGGACCTGCACCTGGGCCAACGTGCTGATCGTGGCTTCCTTCCCGATCCTGACCGCTGCACTCGCTCTGCTGACTGTTGACCGTTATCTGGACTTCCACATCTTCACCAACGAGCTTGGTGGGAACCCGATGATGTACGTCAACCTGTTCTGGGCGTGGGGTCACCCTGAGGTCTACATCCTGATCCTGCCGGCCTTCGGCGTGTTCTCGGAAGTTACCTCCACCTTCGCAGGCAAGCGTCTGTTCGGCCACCACTCGATGATCTACGCATCGGGCGCCATCGCCGTGCTGGGCTTCGCTGTATGGCTGCACCACTTCTTCACCATGGGTGCCGGCGCCAGCGTCAACACCTTCTTCGGCCTGGCGACGATGCTGATCTCCATTCCGACCGGTGTGAAGCTGTTCAACTGGCTGTTCACCATCTACCAGGGCCGTCTGCGCTTCACCGCGCCGATCATGTGGACCCTGGGCTTCATGATCACCTTCTCCATCGGTGGCATGACTGGTGTTCTGCTGGCTGTTCCAGGTGCTGACTTCGTGCTGCACAACAGCCTGTTCGTAATTGCTCACTTCCACAACGTGATCATCGGTGGTGCGGTATTCGGCTACATCGCCGGCTTCGCCTACTGGTTCCCGAAAGCCTTCGGTTTCACCCTGAACGAGAAGTGGGGCAAGGCTGCCTTCTGGTTCTGGATCTCGGGCTTCTACGTTGCGTTCATGCCGCTGTACGCCCTGGGCTTCATGGGCATGACCCGTCGTCTGAACCACTCCGACAACCCACTGTGGGAACCCTACCTGTACGTAGCCGTTGTCGGCGCCGTGCTGATCCTGTTCGGTATCGCCTGCCAGCTGATCCAGCTGTACGTATCGGTTCGCGATCGCAACCAGAACCTGGACGTGACCGGCGACCCATGGGGCGGCCGTACCCTGGAATGGTCGACTTCGTCGCCACCTCCGTTCTACAACTTCGCCCACATGCCTGAGAAGGTTGGCCTGGATGCCTGGCACGAAGCCAAGGAAGCCGGTGTTGCCTACAAGCCTGCGGCCAAGTACGAAGCGATCCACATGCCGAGCAACACCTCCACCGGTTTGTTCATGGGCCTGTTCCTGACCGTCTTCGGCTTCGCCTTCATCTGGCACATCTGGTGGCTGGTTGGCGCGAGCCTGGTTGCAACCATCGCTGTCTTCGTTCGCCACGCTGCGCGTGACGACCAGGGCTACATGGTTCCGGCCGAAGAAGTGGCGCGCATCGAAGGCGAGCGCATGAAAGCGCTGGCCAAAGCAGGTGCTCTGCCTGCCGGCGCACGTGTCGAATCGTTTGAGCGGGTGTAA
- the cyoC gene encoding cytochrome o ubiquinol oxidase subunit III, translated as MSSQVMHGAAHGHDHGHDDHHHDSGQMTVLGFWLYLMTDCILFASLFATYAVLSGSFAGGPSGHDIFQLDFVAVETLFLLLSSITFGFAMLKMFDGKKAGVLGWLAVTFLFGAGFIAMEIYEFHHLIGEGFGPNRSGFLSGFFALVGTHGLHVTAGLIWMAVMMYQINKHGITPTAKTRMSCLSLFWHFLDVVWICVFTVVYLLGVL; from the coding sequence ATGTCCAGTCAAGTAATGCACGGTGCTGCTCATGGTCACGACCATGGGCATGACGACCACCACCACGACTCGGGCCAGATGACCGTACTCGGTTTCTGGCTGTACCTGATGACCGACTGCATCCTGTTTGCGTCGCTCTTCGCCACCTACGCGGTGCTGTCCGGCAGTTTTGCCGGCGGCCCGTCGGGTCATGACATCTTCCAGCTCGATTTCGTAGCTGTTGAAACGCTGTTCCTGCTGCTGTCCTCGATCACCTTCGGCTTCGCCATGCTGAAGATGTTCGATGGCAAGAAAGCTGGCGTACTGGGCTGGTTGGCTGTGACCTTCCTGTTCGGTGCAGGCTTCATCGCGATGGAAATCTATGAATTCCATCACCTGATCGGCGAAGGCTTCGGCCCGAACCGCAGTGGCTTCCTGTCGGGCTTCTTCGCCCTGGTAGGTACCCACGGCCTGCACGTGACCGCCGGCCTGATCTGGATGGCAGTCATGATGTACCAGATCAACAAGCACGGCATCACGCCGACCGCCAAGACCCGCATGAGCTGCCTGAGCCTGTTCTGGCACTTCCTGGACGTGGTCTGGATCTGCGTATTCACCGTCGTCTACCTGCTGGGAGTTCTGTAA
- the cyoD gene encoding cytochrome o ubiquinol oxidase subunit IV: protein MANAHDTHHEGNHGSVKSYMIGFILSIILTAIPFGLAMSPSLPKNLTVLIIVAMAVIQVVVHLVYFLHMDRSKEQRSNVSTFLFTALVIALLVGLSLWIMFSIHFEMLAK from the coding sequence ATGGCTAACGCACACGACACTCATCACGAAGGTAACCACGGCAGCGTCAAGTCGTACATGATCGGCTTCATCCTGTCGATCATCCTGACTGCGATCCCGTTCGGCCTGGCCATGTCGCCAAGCCTGCCGAAGAACCTGACCGTTCTGATCATTGTTGCCATGGCCGTGATCCAGGTAGTCGTACACCTCGTGTACTTCCTGCACATGGACCGCTCGAAAGAGCAACGTAGCAACGTCTCGACGTTCCTGTTCACCGCTCTGGTGATCGCTCTGCTTGTCGGCCTGTCGCTGTGGATCATGTTCAGCATCCACTTTGAAATGTTGGCCAAGTGA
- the cyoE gene encoding heme o synthase, with translation MSVKHFIQITKPGIIFGNVLSVAGGFFLASKGHVDFALFLAVVIGTSLVVASGCVFNNCIDRDIDHKMERTKNRVMVQGGMSLPLALIYATLLGVAGFSLLYVQANPLSAFCAAVGFIVYVGFYSLWLKRKSVHGTLVGSLSGAMPPVIGYCAVSNSFDLAAVTLLVMFSLWQMPHSFAIAIFRFKDYSAANIPVLPVARGVLAAKKQIVLYVLAFVLATLMLTLGGYAGLGYLAVAAAMGLYWLYMAWGGYKAEDDSKWARKVFGFSILTVTALSVMMGVDSQTAADVLMTYAR, from the coding sequence ATGTCCGTTAAGCACTTTATCCAAATCACCAAACCGGGGATCATTTTCGGTAACGTGCTTTCCGTGGCAGGCGGTTTCTTCCTTGCCTCGAAGGGCCATGTGGATTTCGCCCTGTTCCTGGCGGTGGTGATCGGTACTTCGCTGGTGGTTGCGTCCGGATGCGTGTTCAACAACTGCATCGACCGTGACATCGACCACAAGATGGAGCGCACCAAGAACCGCGTCATGGTCCAGGGCGGCATGTCGCTGCCCCTCGCGCTGATCTACGCCACCCTGCTCGGGGTGGCGGGTTTCAGCCTGCTGTATGTCCAGGCCAACCCGCTGTCGGCGTTCTGCGCAGCTGTAGGCTTCATCGTCTACGTCGGTTTCTACAGCCTGTGGCTGAAGCGTAAATCGGTGCACGGCACCTTGGTCGGCAGCCTGTCTGGTGCCATGCCTCCGGTGATCGGCTATTGCGCCGTGAGCAACAGCTTCGACCTGGCTGCAGTCACCCTGCTGGTGATGTTCAGCCTGTGGCAGATGCCGCACAGCTTTGCCATCGCGATCTTCCGCTTCAAGGATTACAGCGCTGCCAACATTCCGGTCCTGCCGGTGGCACGTGGTGTCCTCGCGGCGAAGAAGCAGATCGTGCTGTACGTGCTGGCCTTCGTGCTCGCAACCCTGATGCTTACCCTCGGCGGTTACGCCGGCCTCGGCTACCTGGCCGTGGCAGCAGCCATGGGCCTGTACTGGCTGTACATGGCCTGGGGTGGCTACAAGGCCGAGGACGACAGCAAGTGGGCCCGCAAGGTGTTCGGCTTCTCCATCCTCACCGTCACTGCCCTGAGCGTGATGATGGGTGTGGACAGCCAGACCGCTGCGGACGTGCTGATGACTTACGCACGCTGA
- the alaC gene encoding alanine transaminase: protein MANPGSPRRFARIDRLPPYVFNITAELKMAARRRGEDIIDLSMGNPDGATPPHIVEKLVQVAQREDTHGYSTSRGIPRLRRAISNWYKERYEVDIDPESEAIVTIGSKEGLAHLMLATLDQGDTVLVPNPSYPIHIYGAVIAGAQVRSVPLVPGVDFFNELERAIRESIPKPKMMILGFPSNPTAQCVELDFFERVVALAKQYNVLVVHDLAYADIVYDGWKAPSIMQVPGAKDIAVEFFTLSKSYNMAGWRIGFMVGNPELVSALARIKSYHDYGTFTPLQVAAIAALEGDQQCVRDIAEQYRQRRNLLVKGLHELGWMVENPKASMYVWAKIPPEYAHLGSLEFSKKLLAEAKVCVSPGIGFGDYGDDHVRFALIENQDRIRQAIRGIRQMFRADGLTRK, encoded by the coding sequence ATGGCCAACCCAGGTTCGCCGCGCCGCTTTGCGCGCATCGATCGTCTCCCCCCTTACGTCTTCAACATCACTGCCGAGCTCAAGATGGCTGCCCGCCGCCGTGGCGAGGACATCATCGACCTGAGCATGGGCAACCCCGATGGCGCCACCCCGCCGCACATCGTCGAGAAACTGGTGCAGGTCGCCCAGCGTGAAGACACCCACGGCTATTCCACCTCTCGCGGTATCCCACGCCTGCGTCGGGCCATATCCAACTGGTACAAGGAACGCTACGAGGTCGACATCGACCCGGAAAGCGAAGCCATCGTCACCATCGGCTCGAAGGAAGGCCTGGCGCACCTGATGCTGGCCACCCTTGACCAGGGCGACACGGTGCTGGTGCCCAACCCCAGCTACCCGATCCATATCTACGGGGCAGTGATCGCCGGTGCCCAGGTGCGTTCGGTGCCGCTGGTGCCGGGTGTGGACTTCTTCAACGAACTCGAGCGGGCCATCCGCGAGTCGATTCCCAAGCCGAAGATGATGATCCTCGGCTTCCCGTCCAACCCCACCGCCCAGTGCGTGGAGCTGGACTTCTTCGAGCGCGTGGTGGCTTTGGCCAAGCAGTACAACGTGCTGGTGGTACATGACCTGGCCTATGCCGACATCGTCTACGACGGCTGGAAAGCCCCGTCGATCATGCAGGTGCCGGGGGCCAAGGACATCGCGGTGGAGTTCTTCACCCTGTCCAAGAGCTACAACATGGCCGGCTGGCGGATCGGCTTCATGGTCGGCAACCCCGAGCTGGTCAGCGCCCTGGCGCGGATCAAGAGCTACCACGACTACGGCACCTTCACCCCGCTGCAGGTGGCTGCCATTGCCGCACTGGAAGGCGATCAGCAGTGCGTGCGCGACATTGCCGAGCAATACCGCCAGCGCCGCAACCTGCTGGTGAAAGGGCTGCACGAGCTGGGCTGGATGGTCGAGAACCCCAAGGCCTCGATGTACGTATGGGCGAAGATCCCGCCGGAGTATGCGCACCTGGGCTCGCTGGAGTTTTCCAAGAAGCTGCTGGCCGAGGCCAAGGTATGCGTGTCGCCGGGGATCGGCTTTGGTGATTATGGTGATGACCATGTTCGCTTTGCCCTGATCGAGAACCAGGACCGTATTCGCCAGGCGATTCGCGGGATCCGGCAGATGTTCCGGGCTGATGGTTTGACCCGCAAGTAA